One Helianthus annuus cultivar XRQ/B chromosome 7, HanXRQr2.0-SUNRISE, whole genome shotgun sequence genomic region harbors:
- the LOC110868824 gene encoding protein real-time isoform X1: MVIDTGFEFSSKVIFMSPPLTTKSFRGCDMMGERETVRFFQSNKKLELRISHIQDQPKSRLFGFTANKYSKKTVKCVPPMKVSLVATGKAGDKDIGVFLLKTAALEIVRRFSSVHCPLIWRGLQALQIFCCPPFKWIQKWAPFTSLVKGMQVLSRPLLFLSVATCLFDESGSSKGTLSGSSAELTELSSQLATQDIRPGNKISRSVVMEDWLLKLYAELDKQGITIPARMDVDELRRFYDVSDGDFARFLSSVRKTILWRQKYHLYSPQELEAWVNMVFWHGSDVMQRPCLIIRVRLAAALTSNGQAQFVRAVVSQVEYGVLNLLDAERSQMTVLLDCEGLSPFGFPVTTFRSCAILLQDHYPNRLGSLLVVRLPSVARVITQTLFQVLKPRTRRKLTIVGEDYRAVLSRYFEDLPPFLGGNCSCTKCSNEAETVGKMTSIDFRDHRLNGSSSDFERCVGSSLDTNQEHVKIVVAGSLLVWLCVVFILAVYYHQLVFPQLYYRTGS; this comes from the exons ATGGTAATCGATACGGGCTTTGAATTCTCAAGCAAAGTCATATTCATGTCACCGCCATTGACGACAAAGAGCTTCCGAG GATGTGACATGATGGGGGAGAGGGAGACGGTACGCTTTTTCCaatcaaataaaaaattggaGTTGAGAATTAGTCATATTCAGGATCAGCCTAAAAGTCGTTTATTTGGTTTTACTGCAAACAAATATTCTAAGAAGACGGTTAAATGTGTCCCTCCGATGAAAGTCAGCTTGGTGGCGACTGGTAAAGCTGGAGATAAAGATATTGGagtctttcttttgaaaactgcAGCACTAGAGATTGTTAGAAGATTCTCTTCAGTCCATTGTCCGCTTATTTGGCGTGGGCTTCAGGCCCTTCAAATTTTCTGTTGTCCGCCGTTTAAATGGATCCAGAAATGGGCCCCTTTCACCAGTTTGGTTAAAGGAATGCAG GTGTTATCAAGGCCATTGTTGTTTCTCTCGGTGGCAACATGTTTATTCGATGAATCAGGCTCTTCAAAAGGAACACTCAGTGGTTCGAGCGCTGAGCTCACAGAGCTATCTTCCCAATTGGCCACACAAGACATAAG GCCTGGCAACAAGATTTCTAGAAGTGTCGTTATGGAAGATTGGTTGCTAAAACTCTATGCAGAGCTTGATAAACAGGGTATTACTATACCAGCGAG GATGGATGTGGATGAGCTTCGTAGATTCTATGATGTCAGCGATGGTGACTTCGCAAGGTTTTTATCATCAGTTAGAAAGACTATTCTCTGGAGGCAGAAATACCATCTTTATTCACCCCAAGAGCTTGAGGCTTGGGTCAATATGGTCTTTTGGCATGGATCTGATGTGATGCAACGACCTTGCCTTATTATACGCGTTCGGCTTGCAGCTGCTTTGACTTCAAATGGTCAAGCACAGTTTGTTAGAGCAGTTG TTTCGCAGGTGGAATATGGAGTTCTTAACTTGCTTGATGCAGAACGTTCTCAAATGACGGTTTTATTAGACTGTGAAGGATTATCACCCTTCGGGTTTCCTGTAACAACTTTCAGATCATGTGCTATACTTCTTCAAGATCATTACCCAAACCGGCTTGGCAGTTTACTCGTCGTACGTCTCCCCTCCGTTGCCCGAGTCATAACACAAACGCTATTCCAA GTTTTGAAGCCTAGGACACGGCGAAAGTTAACGATTGTGGGGGAAGACTACCGAGCGGTCCTTTCCAGATACTTTGAAGACTTACCACCTTTTCTTGGCGGGAATTGTTCTTGCACTAAATGCTCAAACGAGGCAGAAACAGTTGGCAAGATGACGAGCATTGATTTTAGAGATCATCGTCTCAACGGCTCGTCTTCTGATTTTGAGCGTTGTGTTGGTTCGAGCTTAGATACAAACCAAGAGCATGTAAAGATTGTTGTTGCAGGGAGCTTGTTGGTATGGTTATGTGTTGTTTTCATTTTAGCCGTTTATTATCACCAGCTTGTGTTCCCTCAGCTGTATTACAGAACCGGTTCTTGA
- the LOC110868823 gene encoding uncharacterized protein LOC110868823: MLLSVDCGGTNDSTEEDPNQNPNPKPKPNKNMIMPVKEKLGGDFLTNLSMDNNHLSTMLSMDSCLSAHDEMERELNRAVVLSLPPDINLPFSAEPSPPPASWNDGCDMLDVGLGSQHYEVETNINVTKIGKKCAKRVDSVWGAWFFFNFYFKPALNEKSKSKVNRENGFDKSDLKLDVFLVQHDMENMYMWAFKERPENALGKMQLRSYMNGHSRQGEKQFPFSADKGFVRSHRMQRKHYRGLSNPQCVHGIEVVRSPNLTGLDEEERKRWMELTGRDLNFSIPLDASDFGSWRNLPSTDFEIERPPVIRNGPANGNHHQPKRLLNGSGLNLSTQLSEHSISEPNGSLNGVDLTVGCNNKRKKNFFPHGNDDDNYDGVLDIHHVEPHWVNDFSGVMRNAYGPVTGAKTIYEDEEGFLIVVSLPCADLQRVKVTWRNTLSHGIVKIFCVSTGCMPMLKRKDRTFKMTDPAPEHCPPGEFIREIALPARIPEDAKLEAYGDESGTMLEIIVPKHREGPEEHEVRVCLRPCDRPYVDFTETLI; the protein is encoded by the coding sequence ATGCTGTTGAGTGTTGATTGTGGTGGAACTAACGATTCCACCGAAGAAGATCCGAACCAGAACCCGAACCCGAAACCGAAGCCGAACAAGAACATGATAATGCCTGTAAAGGAAAAACTTGGTGGGGATTTCTTGACTAACTTATCAATGGATAATAATCATTTGTCGACGATGTTATCGATGGATTCGTGTTTATCGGCTCACGATGAGATGGAGCGAGAGCTGAACCGCGCGGTGGTTCTTAGCTTACCGCCGGATATTAATCTCCCTTTCTCGGCAGAACCGAGTCCTCCACCGGCATCGTGGAATGACGGGTGTGATATGTTGGATGTTGGGTTGGGTTCGCAGCATTATGAGGTGGAGACGAATATTAACGTGACGAAGATTGGGAAAAAGTGCGCGAAACGGGTTGATAGTGTTTGGGGGGCTTGGTTTTtctttaacttttattttaaaCCGGCGTTGAATGAGAAATCGAAGAGTAAGGTGAATCGGGAAAATGGGTTTGATAAGTCGGATTTGAAGTTGGATGTTTTCTTGGTTCAGCATGATATGGAGAATATGTATATGTGGGCGTTTAAAGAGCGGCCCGAGAACGCGTTGGGGAAGATGCAGTTACGGAGTTATATGAATGGGCATTCGCGACAAGGTGAAAAACAGTTTCCGTTTAGTGCGGATAAAGGGTTTGTTAGATCTCATAGAATGCAAAGAAAACATTACAGGGGGTTATCTAATCCGCAATGCGTTCACGGGATTGAAGTTGTTCGTTCACCGAATTTAACGGGGTTAGACGAAGAAGAAAGAAAACGATGGATGGAACTTACGGGACGTGATTTAAACTTCTCTATCCCTCTTGACGCTAGTGATTTCGGTTCTTGGAGGAATCTTCCTAGTACGGATTTCGAAATCGAACGTCCTCCGGTAATCAGAAACGGTCCCGCTAACGGGAATCACCATCAACCGAAAAGATTGCTAAACGGTTCAGGGTTGAACCTTTCAACTCAGTTATCAGAGCATTCGATCAGCGAGCCAAACGGGAGTTTAAACGGGGTTGATCTTACAGTCGGGTGTAATAACAAACGCAAGAAAAACTTCTTCCCGCATGGTAACGATGACGATAATTACGATGGAGTTCTTGATATCCATCATGTGGAGCCGCATTGGGTAAATGATTTTTCAGGCGTTATGAGAAACGCGTATGGGCCCGTGACGGGTGCGAAGACTATATACGAAGATGAAGAAGGATTCTTGATTGTTGTTAGCTTACCTTGTGCGGATCTTCAAAGGGTTAAAGTTACATGGAGAAACACTCTCTCTCACGGGATCGTAAAGATCTTTTGCGTTAGTACAGGGTGTATGCCGATGTTGAAACGAAAAGATAGGACGTTTAAGATGACCGATCCCGCACCCGAACACTGTCCTCCGGGGGAGTTTATACGCGAAATCGCTCTTCCTGCGCGTATTCCTGAAGATGCTAAATTAGAAGCGTACGGCGATGAAAGTGGGACCATGCTCGAGATTATCGTTCCCAAACATCGGGAAGGACCGGAAGAACATGAGGTTCGTGTTTGTCTTCGCCCCTGTGATCGCCCGTATGTTGACTTTACCGAAACTTTAATTTAA
- the LOC110868825 gene encoding dolichyl-diphosphooligosaccharide--protein glycosyltransferase subunit 4A, producing the protein MITDNDLGFIANFLGIFIFGLVIAYHYVLADPKYEGN; encoded by the coding sequence ATGATAACCGATAACGATTTGGGATTCATTGCCAACTTCCTTGGCATATTCATATTTGGTCTGGTAATTGCTTATCACTATGTGTTGGCCGACCCGAAATATGAAGGGAATTAA
- the LOC110868824 gene encoding uncharacterized protein LOC110868824 isoform X2, with amino-acid sequence MVIDTGFEFSSKVIFMSPPLTTKSFRGCDMMGERETVRFFQSNKKLELRISHIQDQPKSRLFGFTANKYSKKTVKCVPPMKVSLVATGKAGDKDIGVFLLKTAALEIVRRFSSVHCPLIWRGLQALQIFCCPPFKWIQKWAPFTSLVKGMQVLSRPLLFLSVATCLFDESGSSKGTLSGSSAELTELSSQLATQDIRPGNKISRSVVMEDWLLKLYAELDKQGITIPARMDVDELRRFYDVSDGDFARFLSSVRKTILWRQKYHLYSPQELEAWVNMVFWHGSDVMQRPCLIIRVRLAAALTSNGQAQFVRAVGGIWSS; translated from the exons ATGGTAATCGATACGGGCTTTGAATTCTCAAGCAAAGTCATATTCATGTCACCGCCATTGACGACAAAGAGCTTCCGAG GATGTGACATGATGGGGGAGAGGGAGACGGTACGCTTTTTCCaatcaaataaaaaattggaGTTGAGAATTAGTCATATTCAGGATCAGCCTAAAAGTCGTTTATTTGGTTTTACTGCAAACAAATATTCTAAGAAGACGGTTAAATGTGTCCCTCCGATGAAAGTCAGCTTGGTGGCGACTGGTAAAGCTGGAGATAAAGATATTGGagtctttcttttgaaaactgcAGCACTAGAGATTGTTAGAAGATTCTCTTCAGTCCATTGTCCGCTTATTTGGCGTGGGCTTCAGGCCCTTCAAATTTTCTGTTGTCCGCCGTTTAAATGGATCCAGAAATGGGCCCCTTTCACCAGTTTGGTTAAAGGAATGCAG GTGTTATCAAGGCCATTGTTGTTTCTCTCGGTGGCAACATGTTTATTCGATGAATCAGGCTCTTCAAAAGGAACACTCAGTGGTTCGAGCGCTGAGCTCACAGAGCTATCTTCCCAATTGGCCACACAAGACATAAG GCCTGGCAACAAGATTTCTAGAAGTGTCGTTATGGAAGATTGGTTGCTAAAACTCTATGCAGAGCTTGATAAACAGGGTATTACTATACCAGCGAG GATGGATGTGGATGAGCTTCGTAGATTCTATGATGTCAGCGATGGTGACTTCGCAAGGTTTTTATCATCAGTTAGAAAGACTATTCTCTGGAGGCAGAAATACCATCTTTATTCACCCCAAGAGCTTGAGGCTTGGGTCAATATGGTCTTTTGGCATGGATCTGATGTGATGCAACGACCTTGCCTTATTATACGCGTTCGGCTTGCAGCTGCTTTGACTTCAAATGGTCAAGCACAGTTTGTTAGAGCAGTTG GTGGAATATGGAGTTCTTAA